From the genome of Motacilla alba alba isolate MOTALB_02 chromosome 13, Motacilla_alba_V1.0_pri, whole genome shotgun sequence, one region includes:
- the LOC119706386 gene encoding rho GTPase-activating protein 7-like isoform X7 produces MLSCLKSDDSEDDEPCAISDRWAYERCSQRWSRIGSLAAFPAEEGAGAPTPGSPVLKIINNEDSVSLDHGEKHDVSSIHSTSSADSDIVNSQKPFEDVETSTSSSRCSSVKVPSLDSAFSCSPPPSEFLNVTGEEKILDKSPSKKRKSLLKKMEKLHLRSCNLRSGQSKAKPIISEPVLLEGLNEEKMKMLNCVNISDLSGIRTKNSSSFSPRSCNSSNQSVNSSTGSTPSPVIRPGSPCEGRGTYAEHMDTSKLLLGNDLPQQNLNNDMTLQKSQMFQIPQGHKPGTFPTVLTDSSLSPADSSSVNWRTGSFHGCRRSRSRSGSRDARGARSPVLSRDNRLSVYDNMPSPELQGLEAGQVGDDDVFSELNSVLADVNGLKKLVDQWTEKFSDDGDSDFASDLTCLYPPSPKESSVETEGSEDKTAGEAEGESNCGLGKEIGSADLAYITDSKKTNRHGKQHWCVEESMSMESLSLQTDGQSAAQLARTQKLALLKLTALMDRYSPSSKQGWNWTIPKFIKKPKASDYKDKNVFGVPLLLNVQRTSHPLPNGILQALEYLRSHFLDQVGLFRKSGVKSRILSLREMNETSPNNVCYEGQSAFDVADMVKQYFRDLPEPIFTSRLCESFLHIYQYVPKDEQFQAVQAAILLLPKENREALKILLFFLRDVVAFVEENQMTPTNIAVCLAPSLFHLNTLRRDSSSSSTRSSQRKCSLGKPDQRELNENLAATQGLAHMIMECNRLFQVKLLPASPHHHR; encoded by the exons ATGCTCAGCTGTTTGAAG AGTGACGACTCTGAAGATGACGAGCCTTGTGCAATAAGTGACAGATGGGCTTATGAGAGGTGCAGCCAGCGGTGGTCTCGCATCGGGAGCCTGgcagctttcccagcagagGAAGGTGCTGGTGCTCCCACCCCAGGCAGTCCAGTGTTGAAGATCATCAACAACGAGGACAGTGTCTCTCTGGATCATGGTGAGAAGCACGATGTGTCCTCAATTCACAGCACGAGCAGTGCTGACAGTGACATTGTTAACTCCCAAAAACCTTTTGAAGATGTGGAAACCAGCACGAGCTCCTCAAGGTGTTCCTCAGTTAAGGTACCTTCGCTGGACTCTGCTTTTAGTTGTTCTCCTCCCCCCAgtgaatttttaaatgtcactggTGAGGAGAAAATTTTGGATAAGTCACCATCTAAAAAGAGGAAGAGCCTTctaaagaaaatggagaagctGCACTTAAGGAGCTGCAATTTAAGGAGCGGTCAGTCAAAGGCCAAACCCATAATAAGTGAACCTGTTCTTCTGGAAGGACTTAATGAAGAAAAGATGAAGATGCTGAActgtgtaaatatttctgaCCTCTCTGGCATCCGAACAAAGAAcagttcttccttttctccccgGAGCTGCAATAGCAGCAATCAGTCTGTAAAtagcagcacagggagcactCCAAGCCCTGTTATAAGACCAGGCAGCCCCTGTGAAGGAAGGGGGACGTATGCAGAGCACATGGACACCagcaagctgctgctggggaatgATCTACCCCAGCAAAACCTAAACAATGACATGACGTTACAAAAGAGCCAGATGTTTCAAATACCACAAGGCCACAAACCTGGCACTTTCCCCACAGTACTCACAGATAGCTCCCTGTCTCCAGCAGACAGCTCTTCTGTCAACTGGAGAACTGGGAGCTTCCACGGGTGCAGGAGGAGCCGGAGCAGGAGCGGTTCCAGGGATGCCAGAGGTGCCAGGAGCCCCGTGCTGAGCAGGGATAACAGGCTGAGTGTGTATGACAAcatgcccagccctgagctgcagggtCTTGAGGCTGGACAAGTCGGAGACGACGACGTTTTCTCAGAGCTGAACAGTGTCCTAGCAGATGTCAATGGTCTCAAAAAGCTGGTGGATCAGTGGACAGAGAAGTTCTCAGATGATGGAGATTCTGACTTTGCCAGTGACTTGACCTGTCTGTATCCACCCTCCCCTAAAGAAAGCTCTGTTGAAACAGAGGGCTCTGAAGATAAGACagcaggggaggctgagggagaGAGCAACTGTGGCCTGGGCAAGGAGATTGGTTCTGCAGACCTGGCATACATCACAGACTCTAAAAAGACCAACAG GCACGGGAAGCAGCACTGGTGTGTGGAAGAGAGCATGAGCATGGAAAGCCTTTCCCTCCAGACTGATGGCCAGTCAGCTGCCCAGCTGGCCCGCACACAAAAGCTGGCATTGTTGAAGCTCACAGCTTTAATGGACAGATATTCCCCATCCAGTAAGCAGGGCTGGAACTG GACCATACCAAAGTTCATTAAAAAGCCAAAAGCCTCAGACTACAAGGACAAAAATGTGTTCGGGGTTCCTTTACTTCTGAATGTGCAGCGAACAAGCCACCCCCTGCCCAATGGCATCCTGCAAGCCCTGGAGTATCTGAGAAGCCACTTTCTTGACCAG GTTGGCCTGTTCCGAAAATCCGGTGTTAAATCCAGGATCCTGTCTTTAAGAGAAATGAATGAAACCAGCCCAAACAATGTCTGTTATGAAGGGCAGTCAGCATTTGACGTGGCAGATATGGTGAAGCAGTATTTCCGAGACCTTCCTGAGCCTATATTCACCAGCAGGCTCTGTGAATCCTTCCTCCACATCTACCAGT ACGTGCCGAAGGACGAGCAGTTTCAGGCTGTCCAGGCTGCTATTCTCCTTCTCCCAAAGGAAAACCGAGAAGCTCTGAAAATCCTCCTGTTCTTCCTGCGAGACGTGGTGGCTTTTGTTGAGGAAAACCAGATGACCCCAACTAACATCGCCGTCTGTCTGGCGCCTTCTTTGTTTCACCTCAACACCCTGAGGCGGGACAGTTCCTCCTCCTCAACCAG ATCCAGTCAGAGGAAGTGCAGCTTGGGGAAGCCAGACCAGAGGGAGCTGAACGAGAACCTGGCAGCAACTCAGGGCTTGGCCCACATGATAATGGAGTGCAACAGGCTCTTCCAG
- the LOC119706386 gene encoding rho GTPase-activating protein 7-like isoform X5: protein MTSPEIEAREACDWLRAAGFPQYAQLFEDMQFPIDVKTVRRDHEFLDGDAIESLFRRLNTLNKYASMKVEISRDRKRSDDSEDDEPCAISDRWAYERCSQRWSRIGSLAAFPAEEGAGAPTPGSPVLKIINNEDSVSLDHGEKHDVSSIHSTSSADSDIVNSQKPFEDVETSTSSSRCSSVKVPSLDSAFSCSPPPSEFLNVTGEEKILDKSPSKKRKSLLKKMEKLHLRSCNLRSGQSKAKPIISEPVLLEGLNEEKMKMLNCVNISDLSGIRTKNSSSFSPRSCNSSNQSVNSSTGSTPSPVIRPGSPCEGRGTYAEHMDTSKLLLGNDLPQQNLNNDMTLQKSQMFQIPQGHKPGTFPTVLTDSSLSPADSSSVNWRTGSFHGCRRSRSRSGSRDARGARSPVLSRDNRLSVYDNMPSPELQGLEAGQVGDDDVFSELNSVLADVNGLKKLVDQWTEKFSDDGDSDFASDLTCLYPPSPKESSVETEGSEDKTAGEAEGESNCGLGKEIGSADLAYITDSKKTNRHGKQHWCVEESMSMESLSLQTDGQSAAQLARTQKLALLKLTALMDRYSPSSKQGWNWTIPKFIKKPKASDYKDKNVFGVPLLLNVQRTSHPLPNGILQALEYLRSHFLDQVGLFRKSGVKSRILSLREMNETSPNNVCYEGQSAFDVADMVKQYFRDLPEPIFTSRLCESFLHIYQYVPKDEQFQAVQAAILLLPKENREALKILLFFLRDVVAFVEENQMTPTNIAVCLAPSLFHLNTLRRDSSSSSTRSSQRKCSLGKPDQRELNENLAATQGLAHMIMECNRLFQVKLLPASPHHHR, encoded by the exons ATGACATCTCCAG AAATTGAAGCCAGAGAAGCCTGCGactggctgagagctgctggatttccccagtATGCTCAGCTGTTTGAAG ATATGCAGTTTCCCATTGATGTAAAAACTGTGAGGAGAGATCATGAATTTTTAGATGGAGATGCGATTGAATCACTGTTCAG AAGGTTGAACACATTGAACAAGTATGCATCAATGAAAGTGGAAATAAGCCGTGATAGGAAACGG AGTGACGACTCTGAAGATGACGAGCCTTGTGCAATAAGTGACAGATGGGCTTATGAGAGGTGCAGCCAGCGGTGGTCTCGCATCGGGAGCCTGgcagctttcccagcagagGAAGGTGCTGGTGCTCCCACCCCAGGCAGTCCAGTGTTGAAGATCATCAACAACGAGGACAGTGTCTCTCTGGATCATGGTGAGAAGCACGATGTGTCCTCAATTCACAGCACGAGCAGTGCTGACAGTGACATTGTTAACTCCCAAAAACCTTTTGAAGATGTGGAAACCAGCACGAGCTCCTCAAGGTGTTCCTCAGTTAAGGTACCTTCGCTGGACTCTGCTTTTAGTTGTTCTCCTCCCCCCAgtgaatttttaaatgtcactggTGAGGAGAAAATTTTGGATAAGTCACCATCTAAAAAGAGGAAGAGCCTTctaaagaaaatggagaagctGCACTTAAGGAGCTGCAATTTAAGGAGCGGTCAGTCAAAGGCCAAACCCATAATAAGTGAACCTGTTCTTCTGGAAGGACTTAATGAAGAAAAGATGAAGATGCTGAActgtgtaaatatttctgaCCTCTCTGGCATCCGAACAAAGAAcagttcttccttttctccccgGAGCTGCAATAGCAGCAATCAGTCTGTAAAtagcagcacagggagcactCCAAGCCCTGTTATAAGACCAGGCAGCCCCTGTGAAGGAAGGGGGACGTATGCAGAGCACATGGACACCagcaagctgctgctggggaatgATCTACCCCAGCAAAACCTAAACAATGACATGACGTTACAAAAGAGCCAGATGTTTCAAATACCACAAGGCCACAAACCTGGCACTTTCCCCACAGTACTCACAGATAGCTCCCTGTCTCCAGCAGACAGCTCTTCTGTCAACTGGAGAACTGGGAGCTTCCACGGGTGCAGGAGGAGCCGGAGCAGGAGCGGTTCCAGGGATGCCAGAGGTGCCAGGAGCCCCGTGCTGAGCAGGGATAACAGGCTGAGTGTGTATGACAAcatgcccagccctgagctgcagggtCTTGAGGCTGGACAAGTCGGAGACGACGACGTTTTCTCAGAGCTGAACAGTGTCCTAGCAGATGTCAATGGTCTCAAAAAGCTGGTGGATCAGTGGACAGAGAAGTTCTCAGATGATGGAGATTCTGACTTTGCCAGTGACTTGACCTGTCTGTATCCACCCTCCCCTAAAGAAAGCTCTGTTGAAACAGAGGGCTCTGAAGATAAGACagcaggggaggctgagggagaGAGCAACTGTGGCCTGGGCAAGGAGATTGGTTCTGCAGACCTGGCATACATCACAGACTCTAAAAAGACCAACAG GCACGGGAAGCAGCACTGGTGTGTGGAAGAGAGCATGAGCATGGAAAGCCTTTCCCTCCAGACTGATGGCCAGTCAGCTGCCCAGCTGGCCCGCACACAAAAGCTGGCATTGTTGAAGCTCACAGCTTTAATGGACAGATATTCCCCATCCAGTAAGCAGGGCTGGAACTG GACCATACCAAAGTTCATTAAAAAGCCAAAAGCCTCAGACTACAAGGACAAAAATGTGTTCGGGGTTCCTTTACTTCTGAATGTGCAGCGAACAAGCCACCCCCTGCCCAATGGCATCCTGCAAGCCCTGGAGTATCTGAGAAGCCACTTTCTTGACCAG GTTGGCCTGTTCCGAAAATCCGGTGTTAAATCCAGGATCCTGTCTTTAAGAGAAATGAATGAAACCAGCCCAAACAATGTCTGTTATGAAGGGCAGTCAGCATTTGACGTGGCAGATATGGTGAAGCAGTATTTCCGAGACCTTCCTGAGCCTATATTCACCAGCAGGCTCTGTGAATCCTTCCTCCACATCTACCAGT ACGTGCCGAAGGACGAGCAGTTTCAGGCTGTCCAGGCTGCTATTCTCCTTCTCCCAAAGGAAAACCGAGAAGCTCTGAAAATCCTCCTGTTCTTCCTGCGAGACGTGGTGGCTTTTGTTGAGGAAAACCAGATGACCCCAACTAACATCGCCGTCTGTCTGGCGCCTTCTTTGTTTCACCTCAACACCCTGAGGCGGGACAGTTCCTCCTCCTCAACCAG ATCCAGTCAGAGGAAGTGCAGCTTGGGGAAGCCAGACCAGAGGGAGCTGAACGAGAACCTGGCAGCAACTCAGGGCTTGGCCCACATGATAATGGAGTGCAACAGGCTCTTCCAG